A window of Xiphophorus hellerii strain 12219 chromosome 19, Xiphophorus_hellerii-4.1, whole genome shotgun sequence contains these coding sequences:
- the LOC116708972 gene encoding probable histone deacetylase 1-B — protein MAFTSQGTKKKVCYYYDGDVGNYYYGQGHPMKPHRIRMTHNLLLNYGLYRKMEIYRPHKASGEEMTKYHSDDYIRFLRSIRPDNMSEYSKQMQRFNVGEDCPVFDGLFEFCQLSAGGSVAGAVKLNKQQTDIAINWAGGLHHAKKSEASGFCYVNDIVLAILELLKYHQRVLYIDIDIHHGDGVEEAFYTTDRVMTVSFHKYGEYFPGTGDLRDIGAGKGKYYAVNYPLRDGIDDESYEAIFKPIMAKVMEMYQPSAVVLQCGADSLSGDRLGCFNLTIKGHAKCVEYIKSFNLPLLMLGGGGYTIRNVARCWTFETAVALDSSIPNELPYNDYFEYFGPDFKLHISPSNMTNQNTNDYLEKIKQRLFENLRMLPHAPGVQMQAIPEDAVQEDSGDEEDDPNKRISIRAHDKRIACEEEFSDSEDEGEGGRRNAASYKKAKRTKTEGEKETEEKKKSTEETKEVKEEEKVPEEEKMDTSKPNEEPKTP, from the exons atGGCATTTACCTCCCAaggcacaaagaaaaaagtttgctACTACTATGATG gTGATGTTGGAAATTACTACTATGGTCAGGGCCATCCCATGAAGCCTCACCGAATCCGCATGACCCACAACCTGCTGCTCAACTATGGGCTCTACAGAAAGATGGAGATCTAT cgTCCACACAAAGCCAGTGGAGAAGAGATGACCAAGTATCACAGTGATGATTACATCAGGTTCTTGCGCTCTATCAGGCCAGACAACATGTCAGAATACAGCAAACAGATGCAGAGAT TTAATGTGGGTGAGGACTGTCCGGTCTTCGATGGTTTGTTCGAGTTCTGCCAGCTCTCAGCAGGAGGCTCCGTCG CCGGTGCCGTAAAGTTGAACAAACAGCAGACAGACATCGCGATCAACTGGGCCGGAGGGCTTCATCACGCCAAAAAGTCTGAAGCCTCTGGGTTTTGTTACGTCAACGACATCGTACTGGCTATCCTGGAGTTACTGAA ATACCATCAGAGAGTTCTGTATATAGATATTGACATCCACCATGGAGATGGTGTGGAGGAGGCTTTCTACACCACAGATCGTGTCATGACTGTGTCCTTCCACAAGTATGGAGAGTACTTCCCAGGCACCGGTGACCTCAGG GATATTGGTGCTGGAAAGGGTAAATATTATGCTGTAAATTATCCACTGAGGGATGGGATCGATGATGAGTCCTATGAAGCCATTTTCAAGCCT ATCATGGCAAAGGTGATGGAGATGTACCAGCCCAGTGCTGTGGTCCTCCAGTGTGGAGCTGACTCTCTGTCAGGGGACAGACTGGGCTGCTTCAACCTCACCATTAAAG GCCATGCCAAGTGTGTGGAGTACATTAAGAGCTTCAACCTGCCGCTGCTGATGCTGGGAGGAGGCGGCTATACGATCCGGAACGTGGCCCGTTGCTGGACGTTTGAGACTGCTGTGGCCCTTGATAGCTCCATCCCCAATG AGCTCCCATACAATGACTACTTTGAGTACTTTGGACCAGACTTCAAGTTGCACATCAGCCCCTCCAATATGACCAATCAGAACACAAACGACTACCTGGAGAAGATCAA GCAGCGCTTGTTTGAGAACCTGCGCATGTTGCCTCACGCCCCCGGAGTCCAGATGCAAGCCATCCCAGAGGACGCCGTGCAGGAGGACAGTGGCGATGAAGAGGACGATCCAAACAAACGCATATCTA TCCGTGCTCACGACAAAAGGATAGCGTGTGAGGAAGAGTTCTCGGACTCGGAGGACGAAGGCGAAGGCGGTCGCAGGAATGCAGCCAGCTACAAGAAAGCCAAAAGGACCAAGACCGAAGGAGAGAAGGAgacagaggagaagaagaaaagtacAGAGGAAACAAAAG aagtaaaagaagaagagaaggtaccagaggaggaaaaaatggaCACGTCAAA GCCAAATGAGGAACCCAAGACACCTTGA
- the tmem54a gene encoding transmembrane protein 54a isoform X2 — protein MKMGLTLVLVGHVNFLLGALVHGAVLRYFIVKIKIRTIIYAVSNVIAIVEGLIGIISGIVAIVLSKNKKNKTLMWVLLVFSILAGFLGIAAASGLSYSLVKAIILRKERVLKKFCKFFDETPDPATITNECPFDPTRIYVTSIILWMPLILMCIVESVFTFRCFAACTSFLYLCPCRKKPRQARRVKIQERADTPPPFLEEAAEEQPAEQDELLQGTETLSDWV, from the exons ATGAAGATGGGGTTGACCCTGGTGCTGGTGGGCCACGTCAACTTTCTTTTGGGAGCCCTGGTGCATGGCGCCGTCCTCAGATACTTCATTGTTAAGATTAAGATCCGGACTATTATATACGCTGTGTCTAACGTCATTGCCATTGTGGAAGGTCTGATT GGTATTATCAGCGGGATAGTTGCTATTGTCCTGTCgaagaacaagaaaaacaagaccCTG ATGTGGGTACTGTTGGTCTTCAGCATCCTGGCAGGTTTCCTAGGAATTGCTGCTGCCTCGGGATTGTCATATTCTTTAGTTAAAGCCATCATCCTCAGGAAAGAGCGTGTGCTAAAGAAATTCTGCAAATTCTTTGATGAAACCCCTGACCCTGCGACCATCACAAACGAATGCCCCTTTGATCCTACTCGTATCTAT GTAACCAGCATCATTCTTTGGATGCCTCTCATCTTAATGTGCATCGTGGAATCAGTGTTCACCTTTCGCTGTTTTGCCGCCTGCACTTCCTTCCTGTACCTTTGTCCGTGCAGGAAGAAACCGCGCCAGGCAAGGAGG GTTAAAATCCAGGAAAGGGCTGATACTCCACCGCCGTTTCTAGAGGAAGCAGCCGAAGAGCAACCTGCAGAGCAGGATGAACTGCTGCAAGGCACAGAGACGCTGAGTGACTGGGTCTAA
- the tmem54a gene encoding transmembrane protein 54a isoform X1 → MVNSGICCANLKDNRALMKMGLTLVLVGHVNFLLGALVHGAVLRYFIVKIKIRTIIYAVSNVIAIVEGLIGIISGIVAIVLSKNKKNKTLMWVLLVFSILAGFLGIAAASGLSYSLVKAIILRKERVLKKFCKFFDETPDPATITNECPFDPTRIYVTSIILWMPLILMCIVESVFTFRCFAACTSFLYLCPCRKKPRQARRVKIQERADTPPPFLEEAAEEQPAEQDELLQGTETLSDWV, encoded by the exons ATGGTTAACTCAG GAATATGCTGCGCCAACCTCAAAGACAACAGAGCCCTAATGAAGATGGGGTTGACCCTGGTGCTGGTGGGCCACGTCAACTTTCTTTTGGGAGCCCTGGTGCATGGCGCCGTCCTCAGATACTTCATTGTTAAGATTAAGATCCGGACTATTATATACGCTGTGTCTAACGTCATTGCCATTGTGGAAGGTCTGATT GGTATTATCAGCGGGATAGTTGCTATTGTCCTGTCgaagaacaagaaaaacaagaccCTG ATGTGGGTACTGTTGGTCTTCAGCATCCTGGCAGGTTTCCTAGGAATTGCTGCTGCCTCGGGATTGTCATATTCTTTAGTTAAAGCCATCATCCTCAGGAAAGAGCGTGTGCTAAAGAAATTCTGCAAATTCTTTGATGAAACCCCTGACCCTGCGACCATCACAAACGAATGCCCCTTTGATCCTACTCGTATCTAT GTAACCAGCATCATTCTTTGGATGCCTCTCATCTTAATGTGCATCGTGGAATCAGTGTTCACCTTTCGCTGTTTTGCCGCCTGCACTTCCTTCCTGTACCTTTGTCCGTGCAGGAAGAAACCGCGCCAGGCAAGGAGG GTTAAAATCCAGGAAAGGGCTGATACTCCACCGCCGTTTCTAGAGGAAGCAGCCGAAGAGCAACCTGCAGAGCAGGATGAACTGCTGCAAGGCACAGAGACGCTGAGTGACTGGGTCTAA
- the pabpc4 gene encoding polyadenylate-binding protein 4, protein MNTATGSYPMASLYVGDLHPDITEAMLYEKFSPAGPVLSIRVCRDMITRRSLGYAYVNFSQPADAERALDTMNFDVVKGKPIRIMWSQRDPSLRKSGVGNVFIKNLDKSIDNKALYDTFSAFGNILSCKVVCDENGSKGYAFVHFETQDAADRAIDKMNGMLLNDRKVFVGRFKSRKEREAELGAKAKEFTNVYIKNFGDDMDDERLKELFEKYGKTLSVKVMADSSGKSRGFGFVSFEKHEDASKAVEEMNGTELNGKTVFVGRAQKKMERQAELKRKFEQLKQERISRYQGVNLYIKNLDDTIDDEKLRKEFSPFGSITSAKVMLEEGRSKGFGFVCFSSPEEATKAVTEMNGRIVGSKPLYVALAQRKEERKAHLTNQYMQRIAGMRAMPANAIINQFQPTSGYFMPAVPQAQNRTTYYAPNQLAQMRPNPRWQQQGGRGQGGFQGMPNSLRQPGPRANLRHMTPSSGAQGPRGAGQTMGPRQSMGVPGPRAMPPYKYATSVRNPNPQVVQPIAVQQTQPAVHVQGQEPLTASMLAAAPPQEQKQMLGERLFPLIQAMHANLAGKITGMLLEIDNSELLHMLESHESLRSKVEEAVAVLQAHQAKKDATQKVGGMATTAAATS, encoded by the exons ATGAACACTGCAACGGGGAGTTATCCGATGGCTTCTCTCTACGTTGGCGACCTGCACCCAGACATAACGGAGGCTATGCTGTACGAGAAGTTCAGCCCCGCCGGACCGGTGCTCTCCATTCGGGTCTGCAGAGACATGATCACCCGGCGCTCCCTCGGATATGCTTATGTGAACTTCTCGCAGCCCGCTGACG CGGAGAGAGCCCTAGACACCATGAACTTTGACGTGGTGAAAGGGAAGCCAATCAGGATCATGTGGTCGCAGAGAGATCCCTCACTCAGGAAGTCCGGCGTGGGCAATGTTTTCATCAAGAACCTTGACAAGTCCATCGACAACAAAGCCCTGTACGACACCTTCTCTGCCTTTGGCAACATCTTATCCTGCAAG GTGGTGTGTGATGAAAATGGATCAAAGGGCTACGCGTTTGTCCACTTCGAGACGCAGGACGCAGCAGATCGCGCCATTGACAAGATGAACGGCATGCTTCTGAATGACCGCAAGGT GTTTGTGGGTCGTTTTAAATCTCGAAAAGAACGGGAGGCTGAACTCGGTGCCAAAGCCAAGGAGTTTACCAATGTTTACATCAAGAACTTTGGCGATGACATGGACGACGAACGACTGAAggaactttttgaaaaatatg GTAAAACCCTGAGTGTGAAAGTCATGGCAGATTCCTCCGGAAAATCTAGGGGTTTTGGGTTTGTTAGCTTCGAGAAACACGAGGATGCTAGCAAG GCTGTGGAGGAAATGAATGGCACCGAGCTGAATGGTAAGACCGTCTTTGTGGGCAGAGCTCAGAAGAAGATGGAGCGGCAGGCGGAGCTGAAGAGGAAGTTTGAGCAGCTCAAACAAGAACGAATCAGTCGGTATCAG GGAGTCAATCTTTACATAAAGAACCTTGACGACACGATCGATGATGAAAAATTGCGTAAGGAGTTTTCTCCATTTGGCTCCATTACAAGTGCTAag GTGATGTTAGAAGAAGGCCGTTCAAAGGGCTTCGGCTTCGTCTGCTTCTCTTCTCCTGAGGAGGCCACCAAGGCTGTGACAGAGATGAACGGACGTATCGTTGGCTCTAAACCTCTGTACGTCGCTCTTGCTCAGCGCAAAGAGGAGCGCAAAGCTCACCTCACCAACCAGTACATGCAGCGTATTGCTGGCATGAGGGCCATGCCGGCTAATGCCATCATCAATCAGTTCCAGCCCACAAGTGGCTACTTTATGCCTGCTGTGCCACAG GCCCAGAACAGGACCACATACTATGCACCGAACCAGCTGGCTCAGATGCGGCCCAACCCACGGTGGCAGCAACAAGGTGGTAGAGGTCAAG GTGGTTTCCAAGGAATGCCTAACTCGCTGCGTCAGCCTGGACCCCGGGCCAATCTCAGACACATGACTCCTAGCAGCGGTGCACAGGGCCCACGAG GTGCCGGTCAGACCATGGGTCCTCGTCAGTCAATGGGAGTTCCCGGCCCCAGGGCCATGCCTCCTTACAAATATGCCACTAGTGTCCGTAACCCCAATCCCCAAGTGGTGCAACCAATTGCCGTACAGCAG ACTCAGCCAGCTGTGCATGTTCAGGGCCAGGAGCCGCTCACGGCCTCCATGCTGGCTGCTGCGCCACCTCAGGAACAGAAACAGATGCTAG GGGAGCGTTTGTTCCCGCTGATTCAGGCCATGCATGCCAACCTGGCAGGAAAGATCACTGGCATGCTGCTGGAAATCGACAACTCGGAGCTGCTGCACATGCTGGAGTCGCATGAGTCTCTCCGTTCAAAG GTGGAGGAAGCTGTTGCAGTGCTGCAGGCCCATCAAGCAAAGAAGGATGCTACTCAGAAAGTAGGTGGCATGGcgactactgctgctgctacatccTAA
- the ppie gene encoding peptidyl-prolyl cis-trans isomerase E — MAANKRVLYVGGLAEEVDEKVLHAAFIPFGDIIDIQIPLDYETEKHRGFAFIEFELAEDAAAAIDNMNESELFGRTIRVNIAKPMRIKEGSSRPVWSDDDWLKKFSGKTVEEAEAEAASGEATTTTQEGEPPAKKGRVNPQVYMDIKIGNKPAGRLRFLLRADIVPMTVENFRCLCTHEKGFGYKGSSFHRIIPQFMCQGGDFTNHNGTGGKSIYGRKFDDENFVLKHTAPGQLSMANSGSNTNGSQFFITTDKTDWLDGKHVVFGDLVEGMDVLRAMEAQGTKDGKPKQKVIISDCGEYV; from the exons ATGGCGGCCAACAAACGAGTTCTGTATGTCG gTGGCTTGGCTGAGGAGGTGGATGAAAAGGTGTTGCATGCAGCTTTTATTCCCTTTGGAGACATCATAGACATCCAGATACCACTTGACTATGAAACAG aaaagcaCAGAGGGTTTGCATTCATTGAGTTTGAGCTGGCAGAG GATGCAGCCGCAGCTATCGATAACATG AATGAGTCTGAGCTTTTTGGACGGACCATCCGTGTCAACATTGCAAAGCCAATGAGAATCAAAGAGGGTTCTTCTCGACCAG TGTGGTCGGATGACGACTGGCTGAAGAAGTTCTCAGGGAAAACGGTAGAGGAAGCTGAGGCAGAGGCAGCTTCTGGAGAAGCGACCACCACAACACAGGAA GGTGAGCCTCCAGCTAAGAAGGGCAGAGTGAATCCACAGGTCTACATGGATATAAAGATCGGCAACAAGCCAGCAGGGAGACTGCGCTTCCTCCTCCGGGCCGACATTGTTCCAATGACAGTAG AGAACTTCCGCTGCTTGTGCACACATGAAAAGGGGTTTGGCTACAAAGGCAGCAGCTTCCATCGCATTATCCCTCAGTTCATGTGCCAAGGAGGAGACTTCACCAACCACAACGGCACCGGCGGGAAATCCATCTACGGCAGAAAGTTTGATGACGAGAACTTTGTCCTCAAACACACAGCTCCAG GGCAACTCTCCATGGCCAACTCTGGGTCAAACACAAACGGCTCTCAGTTCTTCATCACAACAGACAAAACGGACTGGCTGGATGGGAAACATGTTGTGTTTGGCGATCTGGTGGAGGGGATGGATGTGCTGCGTGCAATGGAA GCTCAGGGAACGAAGGATGgcaaaccaaaacagaaagtgATCATCTCAGACTGTGGAGAATATGTATga
- the gjb10 gene encoding gap junction protein beta 10 has product MNWAFLQGLLSGVNKYSTAFGRVWLSIVFLFRVMVFVVAAEKVWGDEQKDFACNTAQPGCHNVCYDHFFPVSHIRLWALQLIFVTCPSFLVVMHVAYREDREKKHREKYGENCRRLYLNTGKKRGGLWWTYVLTLLFKIGVDVTFVYLLYHIYEGYDFPSLIKCKQDPCPNTVDCFISRPTEKKIFTLFMVVTSLVCVLLSIFEVIYLVGKRLHECVTGDHHSNRMTNTLSSGSSLMESNSMKHIGKKTPETPAPSYSIAVS; this is encoded by the coding sequence ATGAACTGGGCATTCCTCCAAGGCTTGCTCAGTGGGGTGAACAAGTACTCCACAGCCTTTGGTAGAGTGTGGCTGTCCATTGTGTTCCTCTTCAGGGTCATGGTGTTTGTGGTGGCGGCTGAGAAGGTGTGGGGAGATGAGCAGAAAGACTTTGCATGCAACACGGCTCAGCCAGGATGCCACAACGTTTGCTACGACCACTTCTTCCCAGTGTCCCATATCAGGCTGTGGGCCCTGCAGCTCATCTTTGTCACCTGCCCCTCGTTCCTGGTGGTGATGCATGTGGCCTACAGGGAAGACAGGGAGAAAAAGCACAGGGAAAAGTATGGCGAAAACTGTCGCCGACTTTACCTGAACACTGGGAAGAAACGCGGAGGTCTATGGTGGACCTACGTCCTTACGCTGCTTTTCAAAATAGGGGTGGATGTGACCTTCGTCTACCTTCTCTACCACATCTACGAGGGGTACGACTTCCCCTCTCTAATCAAGTGCAAACAGGACCCGTGTCCCAACACTGTGGACTGCTTCATCTCTCGGCCTACCGAGAAGAAAATCTTCACCCTCTTCATGGTGGTCACCAGCCTGGTCTGCGTCCTGCTCTCCATCTTCGAGGTCATCTACCTGGTGGGAAAACGCCTCCACGAGTGTGTCACTGGGGATCACCACTCAAATCGCATGACCAACACGCTGTCCAGCGGATCCAGTCTGATGGAATCGAACAGTATGAAACATATAGGGAAAAAAACACCCGAAACGCCCGCACCCTCATACAGCATAGCTGTATCGTGA